The following is a genomic window from Geobacillus subterraneus.
TTCCTTCTTTGCGCAAGCGCTCAGCCAGATTCTCACTGCACGCAAGCCTTCCGTCCTGACGCAGCTCGATGTTGGCGATGTGTTCTTTCTGTTGAACCAATACTTCAGCCAATCGCGACACATCGAGCACATAATCGCTGACATCCCGAATTTCCTCTTCCGCTTTTTCGGTGTGAAGAGAAATATACTTATCCAACTCTCCGATATGGAAGTACGGCTCTTGATAGACGACGCGAAGAAGCAACCGCGGAACATGTCCAACTTTCGAACGCGAAATTAAGTTTTTCGTACCTTCCCACATCGCTTCCATCAGCAACTCCACATCTTCTTCCGTTAATCCCGTGAAGCGCGCCGCCGCCTCATTGATCATCCCGTAAAAAGCAATGAGGGAATAAGGCAACACATATTCCTCACGGAACGTCTTTTGTGTCATTTGCCCACCTGAGGCAAACGCTCCGGTTCCTTTGATATACTCCATCTTCACCCGATGCAGCGATTGCCCCATTTTAAATTGGACCGGCCCTGTATGGGTAATTGAGCTTTTTTCCTTTTGATTTTTTTCGATCGGCAATGTCACGCCAAACAACCGCACATCAATGCATTGACGCAGCACTTCATCGTTGATGATTTTTTTCATTTCGCGTAAGGTCAGTTTCGATTTATCTAGTTTCTCGCCGTCTTTCACTAAAAAGTCTTCCGCCCGGGCCTTCGCATCTTGAATATACTCATCGTCTTGCGCAATTTCGCGGACAAAAATTTCTTGTTGACGATAGTCATATAAATAATCCCGAATCGTCCGTTTCAGCCGAACATCGGTGACAATATTCTTCCCCGTTTCCTCATCGATGCGCGGCTTGTTCCCGTCAACCGGATCGCCATTCGGGTTTGCCCATTGCACATCATACAAAAAGAGCAGCTCGGAACGGTGCTTGACCATATTATTTCTCCTCCTTGTTCGCTACGATTTCTTTGACCTTCCACGATAAGTTCATCCCGCAGGCGAAATAAAAATTCAATTCATCGACAGATAATTTCCATCTTGGGGAAGAGGATAGGAATAAATGGGAAATTTCTTCCGCCAACTGTCGATGGCTCGCATAGTAAGACTCGTATTCTTCGAGTTTTCCGATGACCTTCGGAAGCAGCCCTTTGATCGCCTTCTGGTCCATCTTCAACCCCATTAATTGCTTCACAAATGGCTTGCTTCCCCGTTTTTGTTGCTGGATGTCAAGCAACATTTGCGTCAATGCCCCCAACAGGAAAACAGCTTGTTTTTCCGGAGACTCCAGCTGTCCCCCGTACGCATCAAACAACTGCGCAAATTTCCCTTGCACCGCCTTCTCTCCTTTCCTGACCAGCACGCCCGCCTGCTCTAAAAAAAGCACAACCGCAAGCGCTTGACGTGTTTTGTTGACAAACGACCAATCGCCAGCCTCATAATCATAAAAATCAGCCCGAAGCTGCTCCATAAAAAAGGGAGCGAAAAACGAGATCGAAAGGGGCTTCTTTTGGAATACATACTCCACCACTTGCAAAAAGTACTTATCATAGACACCCGGCCGAAAAAAGGTGCGAAGAAAGCCAAAGTGAAAAGGATGGTCCCCTTCTCTATACAGAAGAGACTCCGTCGCTTTCTTCGCTTGAAACAATTCACTAATTCGCGACGGCAACACATCTTCAATCAATAACAAAATCCGCTCGGCACTTTGAATCTTCTGCAAGAACAACAGCTGAAGCGACAGGGAATTATCATAGTCTTGCATGAGCCCAAGCAAGTCTTCCTCCGTCGTCATAAAGGAATCTGCCTGCTCTTGATGAACGCGAATGTCTTTCTTTCCGTCTGTCAAATATTGAAGCAATTCATCCAATACATCCTTGCCAGCCGGAATGAGCAATGTCGGAATGACGAAATAAGAAAAACCGTAAAAGCGATAGTGCAAATGGGACTCCACAAACTTTCTTCCTTCTTCAATATGAGCTTTGCAAGATAAACAGACGGGGTAATTTCGCCACGCTTTGGCCTCGTCAAACCCTCCTGTAATAAATCCGGGCTTGTCCAACGTATAAAACCGAAACACGGATAATTTTCCGATGACCGTATCTTTGCGCTCCCCACAAATAGCGCATACTTGATCCCGAGCCGACAACTCCATATCTTTCTCGTGAACTAGATGCAAGAAAGCATCGCGAAACGGCTCACAGTCATATAAATAGGAGCCGTTAATTTTTAGAGAAATAAGGGAACGATCGGTTGAGAGAGAGAGTTTTTCCCTCAACTCCTGCAAGATCGCTTCCTTTTTTTGCACAAGCAATTGCTCAATCGCCCGAAGAACGGGATGATCCATTTTGCGGGTAACCGTTCGAAACCAGCCAATGACTTTTTGTTCATATGTATTTTCAATCGTTGTAATTTTCGCCGTCGGCGAATAGTTGGCTCCGCGAGACGAACCGGAACGAAACAAATATTTTTTGTAATCGCTTCCACATCCCTCAATCTCGCAACCTTCCCAGACAACATTCCCTTCTTCGTCCGCACGCACTGCAACAAGCACACAAGCAGGATAGCCGGGGTTCTCCACCAACTGATCCACCACTGACCCCTCTCCTTGCTTTTCAAGCACTATCTTCCCAATTTGGGCGATCGCTTCGATCAATCTATCACCCCTCCGCATCATGAGAACTAATTCCATTATACCATATTTCAGGAAATATGGTATAAAAATTTATAATATTTAGTGATTATAAATCATCGTTCAAACCACAGACGAAAAAATTGGCACATAGCCCACATAATCGTTATGCATCAAAACTCCGTAACGCTTGCCCAACTCCAAGAGGGGCCCACATAACTCCTGAAAAAATCTGTTTCACGCAAAACATCGATTAAGGAAAAAAAGGCCATGGACAACCTTTTTCCCTCCCCTATAAAAATCACGTGGTACGATTCTCACGGAACAAGCGGCTGAAGTCAAACTTCATGAAAAAAAGGCGGTGGATAACCGCCTTCTTCTTTCCCTCTTACTCATTCAACAGGAAACACCAGGATGAGATCGACCCCCTTTCCCTCTTACTCGCTCAGCAAGCTTCGAACCTCTTCTTCAGAAAGATCAACCAACCGGGCAATCTCGGCGGCCGTCATCCCTTTTTGCGCCATCGTCTCAATGAGCCGCTTCATTCCTTGCTTCATCCCTTGCTCAAGGCCGCGTTTTACCCCTTCTTCCAGCCCCTCTTTCTTCCCTTTTTGCTCGTAGGAGATGATCAGCTCCAACACTTTCTCTCGTTCTTTCGTTTCCATCGCCTTCACCTCGCTTTGCAGCTGTTGTTCCTCTTCCTCCGTCAGCTTCACGTACGTCTCAAAAAACCCAAGCAGCAGCCGCTGCCTTGCCTCATCGAGCTCCAACCGCACCAGCATGCGCAAAAACTCTTTTTTCAGCTCCACCTTCTCTCTTTCAGTATACCCCATTTGACTGAGCAGCGCAGCCGCGACCGGGTTGTCGTGCCGGATGTACTCCCGCCACTGCTTCTTCCGCAACGCCACCGGAAAAAAGCGAAACTGCAGCACTTCCCCAAACGGAAATTCCATCGAAAACACAGACGGTTCCTCGCGGAGAGAATCATAGTGGAAGACGGCGATCGGGACGATGCGGGTCCGGTAGGTTTCATACAAGCGGCTGAAATAGAGGAACATGCGCTCGGCAAACGTCGGCTGGACATACCCTTGCGTTTCCACGTGCACGATGATCAGCCCGTCTTCGCCTTTCAGCTTCGTCTCGACCAGCAGATCAACGCGGTACTTTTCGCCAGCCGTCACATCAGTAAACAGCTCTTCGGATAAAAAGGACAGATGGTGGAAATCGATATGCTCGTGCATGTCGGGGAAAAAGAGGAGCAGAAACTCTTCGAAAAACGTGCGGATCAGCTCTTTGAACAGCCGATCATGGTCAATCGCCATTCAATCACCTCACCTTGATGGTCTCTCTTTTTCTATTCGCCGTCCCCAAGGCGGCATCCTGCTCACAGTGAGAAATTCGTCATAGGTACGATAAAAACGGCAGAAGGAACTCCAATTGTCACGACCGGGATGACGTTTCAATCCCTTTATAGGTACGATAAAAACTTCACATTTTAAGACCGTACATATCCACAAAAAACTGGTACACTTTAGGTTCGCCTAGTTGTAGGATTTCGACCACCGCTTTTTTGACTTCTTCTTTCACCTGTGATGTCCAGACAGACGTTTGAAAGTACCATCGACTGATGATTTCATCCAATTTGTCCATGTTGTCCATGTTTTGAATGTAGCCGATCAAGTCATAGATCGTGATCATGGTTTCTTCACCCCCAGTTCATTCATTGCAACTATATACATGCTCATTGAAAAGTTAACCTTCGTATAAGTGGTTCCCACTCCGGTTATACTGCTCCTAAGGAAAAGTATGGAAAAGGAGCGGAATTCTGCATGAAACGTCTCAAAATCACCAACGATCATGGATGGACACCTCGGACACTTCGCAAACAGGAACGGAAAATCAAAAACACCCTTCTTCGCCAACGGGTGATGGCGGTTCGCCTGGTCATGGAAGGCTATTTGGGCAAAGAGGTGGCCTCCATGGTCAACGTGTGCCGACAAACTGTTTCCCATTATGTGTCGCTGTTCAACGAAGGCGGCCTTGAACTCCTGCTTCATCGGGATTTCGCCCCCGGGCGGGAGCCGTTTCTCACGGAAGAACAGCAAGAAAAGATCAAACAGCTTGTATTGACCACCACTCCCGCGGAACTGGGCTGGGACGTCGCTTCGGCGTGGAACACCAAACTCCTGCAATCCTATGTCGCAAAGCAATTCGGTGTTTCCATTTCCCGCGAAGCGTTGCGAAAACTCCTGCACCGCAAAGGGCTGTCGTGGACACGACCGACGTACACACTGGCGAAAGGAAATCCGGATGAGCAAAAGCAATTTGAAAAACAAATGGATCTGATAAAAAAAAAACTTGATCACCAAGGAGACAGAAGATGCTGTTCTTCTGTACATCGATGAAACCCATATCCGCTCTTACCATGTCTTGCGGTCCACATGGTCGGAAGTCGGCCGCCAAAAACAAGTGCCGACGTTCGGCCATCATGCCCACGTATCGCTGTTTGGCGCGGTCAACATCCACGATGGCGAAACGGTGCTTCATCAAACGACCGCTGCCAATGCCGCGACGTTCTTGGATTTCTTGAGAATGCTCAAACAGCGCTATTTAGACCGTCTCATGGTTTTGGTGTTGGATAACGCCCGCATTCACCATGCCAAAATGGTCAAGGAGTTTTTGCGGGAAGAAGGACAGTGTTTTCACTTTATTTACCTTCCTCCGTATTCTCCGCAACTGAACCCGATCGAACGCTTGTGGAAATGGCTGAAAGACACCGTGATCGCCAATGTGTTTCACAAAAATCGAAACGATATCGTCCAGGCCATTGCTCGGTTTGTCCACTACATCCACGAACGTCCGGAGGAAGTGCTGCAACGCTTAGGGTGTGCAGGATGAGAAGTTAACTCTTTATGTTGCATGTATATAGTAGACACAAGCAGATTTCCCGGTTCGCTGTGCCGAATCTAATCCCGGATTCCAGGCCTTCTTTGATCATCTGCCGAAGTTTCAATCCCTCATAGGTACGATAAAAACTGCGCACTCAACTAGGAGTGCCGCAAGCTGGGCTGCGTTTCAATCCCTCATAGGTACGATAAAAACGAGGTGTTGCGGTGAGCGTTGTTTTGCGGACGAGGCGTTTCAATCCCTCATAGGTACGATAAAAACGTGGAGCTTGGGGAGCTGGCGAACGAAGCAAGGTTCTTGTTTCAATCCCTCATAGGTACGATAAAAACGCCAAACCCTATCACCTGCTTTAGTGAAAGAGGCAATGTTTCAATCCCTCATAGGTACGATAAAAACAAGACGGATCCGCCGCCACTGTTGATATAGATGTTGTTTCAATCCCTCATAGGTACGATAAAAACCACTCCGCCCGACCGTCTCGGACGGAGGATAAAGGGTTTCAATCCCTCATAGGTACGATAAAAACATTGCGCGACGATGAAGCGTTTGTATTCGGTGAAGGTTTCAATCCCTCATAGGTACGATAAAAACCGAATACACTGCCGCCATAGCTGTCAATCCATACGGGTTTCAATCCCTCATAGGTACGATAAAAACAATTGCGCGACGATGAAGCGTTTGTATTCGGTGAAGGTTTCAATCCCTCATAGGTACGATAAAAACGTAGTATCTTTGTATTTGAGCGTCAAACATGTAGGTGTTTCAATCCCTCATAGGTACGATAAAAACGAACGGATATGTTTATATAACTGAACATGATGAGGTGTTTCAATCCCTCATAGGTACGATAAAAACCAATGTCAACGTCTACATATTCGGTATCAAATGTACGGTTTCAATCCCTCATAGGTACGATAAAAACCGACAAACTCATTGAATTGCTCAATGCAGAAACGTGGCGTTTCAATCCCTCATAGGTACGATAAAAACCCCAAAAAGTGTTGTCATATCAACCTTTTCCCTTCAACGTCATCATCAGAATAACACGTTTCGAAGATTCTGTCAATCAAGTCTATCCTTGATGGCTGTAGGGATCAGGCGATCAAAACCAATGTCGTCGACCCCCTGGGGTTTTTGCGTGATTGGAGGTCGACGACAAACGAAAGGCGGTTTGGTTATGAGCCGTTAAGCAGCTGTTGAATGACGTTGATTTTTTCTTTTTGCTTTTTGCTGGCGCTTTTTTCCCATTGGCCGATCCGTTGCCAATACGCAAGCAGCGCTTGAGCGGCCTGTTTGTTTTGTTGTTGGATGACTTGACTATATAGGATGTCTTTGCTGCGCTGCTGATCGGCTTGGCTGTCGGTGAGCTGCTCGATTTCAGCGACAAGCCGTTCTTCTGGGGAAAGCAGGGCAAGTTTTGCTTGCTCTTCTTCCTCGCGCTTCCGCTGTTCCAGCAATGCCTGCTCTTTTTTCCGCTGTTCAAGCCGCATCGTTTCTTTTCGGACAACGGGAAGAAATTCCGTTTCCGTCACATCCTCCACATCGATGAATCGGCCATAGCCCGATGATGTTTTCGATCCAATTCCCCATTCTGTCAGCGCCGCCTTCGTCCATGCCGCGGCTTCCTCCAGCAGACGCTTCGCCTCTTCATCGCTTTGTGCCGAGCGGTTTGCTGTCAAGTAGATCTCCACCTCAGCGGCCGTGACCGTCCAAAACGAAACAGGGACGGGCTTTTGGTCATCGGTCGCTGCCTTTTTCCCTTCGTAATACTCTTTCATATGCACAGCAAGGGCATCGCGGACGAGTTGCAGCCCATCGATGAGAAAAATATCGTGAAATTGAACCATGCCTTTCTTTTCTTGCGTTCCAAACACGTCCCTTCCGATCTTCTGTTCGGAAAGGCTTTTTTCTTCCCCTTGACCGTATGCTTCGATCCACCAGTGGCGGACAAGTCCTTTTACGCTCGAGGCGGGAATGTACGGCAGTCCGTATACGGGATGGATCGTCAATGAGGTCTCGCGGACATGGCCAGCACCAAGGCCATGGATGATTCGACCGGCAAGGCGTGCTTTGAGCTTTTTGACATGCCCGGTTTGCGCCCATGCAGCCATGGCGTGTTCACGCTGCGCCCGCAACTGTTCTCCCACTGCTTTGAGTTCTGGAAGGATCGGAACAGGCTTTAGTCGTTTGGATAACTCCCACACTCTTTTTTTATCGTTCCACTCATGTTCTAAAAAGTAATAGAGATGGTACGCCAAATGGGCCATGGACTTGCTGGCGGCCTGCATGACGTCCCGCGTGTCTTTTGGATGAAAAAGCATGCTCATTCCTCCTTACTCCGCCGTCCCGCCATCGTCCTTCGCCATCCCGTCGGCAAACTTGCGCATCCAATCAAGCAACGCGACCGCCTCCATCGTCCATAGCCGATATTCTGCACTCGATAAATGGACGATGACTTCCACCAACTCTTCATTCCCGCTTGGGAACTGGTCAGGAAACTGCTCTTTCATCCATTTTGCGAGCGTATGATAAATCACTTTATACTCGTTTTGTTTCTTTTTTTGGAAATAAAACGCCAATGTTTGCCCAAGGCCGTTCACTTGAATGAGAGACGGCATTTTTTTCACGTACGAACGATACGTTTCAAAATTCTCCCTTAACTGTTCTTTCGCCCGTTTGACCTCTTGGAACGCGAAAGCGGCGCGTCCATTCTCAATCCCAACCCGTTGCACCGTTTTTTTCATCTTTGTCTCCTCCATTTACAGCCAAATGGTTCTCATCATTCCACGTCCTAGCGTACTGTTTCCGCCCAATTGAAAGACAGACGGAAATTTCCCGCTTTTCACTAAATACTGTTCAATGTCGTTCGCGGTGGTCAGTCCATTGATTCCGTTGCCGCGCGCATGGCCAATATAAAGGAAGCTGTAAAAGAACGTCTCCGGCGGCACATTTTCTTCGTACCAAAGCGCCCCATTGTCCACCGTTCCCGTCTCGTGGGAAATGCGAATACGTGCATTGACTTCCGTCGATAGTTTGACAAAATCGACAAAATCATCGTCAGACAGCACGACAAGACGTTCTGGAAGACGGAGGCGGCTGTATTCGCCAATGAGAGTCGCTAACTGTTCGGCAAGCTGTTGGGCCTCTCGTGAAATCGTGACGTCGAACGTATATTCTTCAAGGACGATGCGTCCATTTACGGCCATCAACCGGTCACTGCTCACCGTATTTGGCGCTGGAACTGGAAGCGGTTGAAAAGCGTTCTCTTTGCTGATTGTTTCTTGGTGAATGCTCATTTCCTGATTCCAGCGTTCAAGTACGTGAGGGCATGTAATCCAAGCAAACACGCCGCGAAGCGATTTGACAGGGAACAATAGCACACGAGCGTCGCTCAATGCAATAGCGCTCGCCTGCGTGACACTTTCCTCCCCTCGGTCAGCTCCAAAAATAAGGTCGAGCTCCTTCTTTTCTTCCGGCAACGCTTGTACCATATGATACCGCACTGCTCCTTTGAGAGAGGAACTCTCAATCTTCGGGAAACCAGTATGTTTCTCACGCTGGATCGGCAAGTCGACAAGCCCAATTTCACTTCCACTTCCCGCGTGGACAGACGTAACCGCATGCAAAACAAACGGACGAACAATGGAATACATTACAACTCCTCCTCACTTTCACTGGCACTGGTTACAATCGCAAAGCCAAAACCTTCTTCGGCTCCTTCATCGGTCAGATGAATGCCGTCAAGGACCGAGAAAATAAGCGGCAGTTCCTCATCACGCTCCACCTTCACGTAAACGACAGAACCGGCCGGAACCATCCATTTCCGTGGTTTTGGGCGATGATGGACGATATCCCACCCACCGTACAGCTCTGGACGGCCAATGGCAGAAGCAAGCCATTCAACGGTTGCGCCATTCGGCCATCTCCAATGCACGCCGTCAAAGGTGGCAGGGCGGGAACCGTTTGAAAAAATGGCAGGGGACAAAAACACGACTTTCGCTAGTTTTGTCCGTTGAATCGTCTGTTCAAGGGTCTTCCTTTCGTCCACGCTCCATAAACGAAACTGCTCCGGCGTTTGCCGAATCGACCAAGGGCGGTTCTCACCGCCAATCCGCGCCCATTTCACGGCAGAAAAGTCCGGCTCATCACTGATGTAAGCAACCAGCGAGGCATCGCCTAAAAAGCGGCTTTTCTCCACCCGGTACAAAAATTTCTCGCGGGCGGTTCGTTTGCTGTCATCCAATTGAATGCCCACTTTCGCTTCGCGCACGATAAATGACGATAAGGATCGAAGCGAGGTGATCGGCTGACTAGCGAGTAACGCGCGTTTCCATTCATCGACAGAAACGTAGCGATGTTGCGAACTTTTTGTTTTCTCCCTCCGTGATGAGGCAAGCCGCCATCCTGGGGACGATGAAGCGGGTTTTCGATCCTTGACTAGCTCCAACGGATACGCTGTGAGCGACTCCCCTTCCTCAACGACTTGATAGTCAAGTGGGAGAGGCAAAAACAGCTGATCCCCATCCGCAAGCCCACAATAATGAAGGCGAAACGCCCCATGTTCGTTCGGCGTGCCCATCCATTGCTTCACATGTTCGTCTGCGCCTCTGGCAAAGTCCTCAAACGAACTGTGTGTGTAAATATACGCCGCCCGCAACGCCCCGTAAATCGTGTTCGGCCGCGGCGGAAACATGGGCTCCATGACGGTCGTTTCCCCTGCTTGTGTGGCATGATGATTTTTGAAAAAAAACGTATCGGTCGGCCTCAATGTCAGCTTGGTCATACGTCGCTCCCCTCGCTCCGTCTAAAAAAGGTCAACATCTTTAACAAATGCAAAAAATCATAGCCGCGTGGCACGGCATCATACAGCGCCATGAGCGCATCCGTATGGCTGCGCAAATCACGTTCCTTCCATTGATTCCCTTCTTTCACTGATCGCTTGAGCAGACGGCGAAGCTCAACGGCCAGCATGTCACGGTTTTCCCATTTCGGGCAGTCCTTTTCGTGCAACAACGGCGCAAACGCTTGGGTAAAGTGGAAAATAAAGTTCGGTGAGATTGAAGTCTTTAACAAGGCAACGAATTGTTCTAACCGGCTTGATGCCATTTTTCCTTTGATCATCCACGGAAGTATGGCTTCGGCAATCTCACCCGACCGAGTATGCACCGCCAGTGCCAAGGCGTCTTTTTGCTGATTCGTCTGTTCGTTACGGTACTGTTTCGCTTTTTGTTCGAGTGCTCTTGCCTCATTTAGCACATGCTGCAGCGGCGCTTTTTTATGGGCAATCACCAATCCGAACGAAGCCGTCGCCCCTTCCCCTAACCCTTGCTGTTCATCACTGAATGCCAAGCGAAGCAGCTCAGCGGCCTTTAACGCCTCATCGACCGGCAAAAAGGCGAGCACATCATCACCGCCTGCATAGACAAGCTCACCATGACATTGTTGTTCGACAATGCGAGGAACGACTTCTTTGGAAAAGCGAGCGAGCTTTTGACTCGTCCGGCTGTATTCTTCTTTCTGTTCTCCGGAAAACCATCTGCCCATGTTATCGCCATCCATCATAAGCACCGCGTAGTAATCGCCCGAACCGATGTCCAGCACAGATGGGAACGGCCGAAATGACGCTCCGAACAAGTCCGTGAAGTAATCACGGGCAACACGCTTCCCTAAACAAATGCCGCATAAAAACTCATTGTCTTTCACGCGGCCAACGCGCCGTTCATCTTCACCGTCTCCATCTCTTCCTTGAAACTTTCCAGCCCTTCTCTTCCACAAATTTGCCGTTTTCCTCTTGATTTCGCCGTAACGATCAAAATCGTCGATTTCTTCTAGACGCAGCGCCTCCCGTTCCTTGCAGACAGAACAAACAAGCCCTTGCTGGGGAACAGAGGCGTAATGTTTCTCATTTTTCAACGCGCCTAATCGGCGTTCAGCCCGTTCACGCACAGTTCGGAATGATGCGGATGGCTCATACGGTTCCGCCACCCAATAAACTTCCAAAAACGATTGCACTTGCTGCTCCACCATCGTTTCAAGCTGTTGCCGCTCATCGTCTGACAGATGCGGGAACATGCGTGAGACCGCTTGAAAACAGAAATCGAGAAACACATTGCGGACGTCTTGTTCGGTTTCCCGCAACCAACCGCAAACGTCAGTTTCTGTACCTTCCATAACCGCTGTTAGGCGGTTGGGGAGCGAAGCAACACGAAGTTCACGAAGCGAGAGCGTGCGCAGTTCCTCTTTTCCAACTAGCGGATAAATCATCTCACAGCCGGCACCATATTGGTAAAAGCGTTTCATCGCCTCTCTTACCAGATGCGACAAAATATAGCTTCCGCTCCAAAAATCTTCTGTTTTGCGGGCCGATGCAATAAACGACTGTACAGGTCCCACCGTAAAAAGAACAATATATCGATTCGTCATACCCTCACCCCAACGATTTCCAAAAACCGCTTCCGGTCTTGTTCGTAACGCGGCTCATTGTACCGCTGTTCATTCGTCCTCACTTCTGAGATGATCGGATAATACCGTCCGCCGATTTTCCTTACTGTGCACCATAATGGCGAAGCGAGCTTATCCCTTCCGTGCACAAAGCCGAGCGTTCCGTACCGATTGGCCTCATGGGACGCTTTTCCAAACCCCTTCAGCACTTCGCTCGCGCTATCTTTTCCTTCCCCGACCCAGACAGCGAATAATATCGGGTGGGGCGTCTTCACAGCTGCGGTTCGCGCTACGATGCAGCCGCGACTTGCGAAGGAAAACGCCGATGCCACCCCGAGATGGCTCAACACGGTATGTAAACTATTGGCGTATTCTTCAACAGTGTTCCACTCGTGTCCTGTCCACTGCACCGCCCCAAATCCGCGGCGCGATCGTTGTCCGATCCCGGCGAGATGAAGCATATACTGGAAATACCATTCATACATCTCCAACTTTGATTCATGCCGTTTCCGCACCGAAACCGTCACTGTCACTTCTTTTCCGGCTGAAAGGGCGGGCACAGTGAAGGAAGACGACTTGTGCGGCAAAATGTTTTCTTTTTTCGCTCCCTGCACCGTCTCTGACATCGATAGATGAACAGGAGACTGCTGCTTCATCACCCTCGTTCCACCAAACATGATTTCCTCTTCCCGAAGCAGGTCATTGACATTCGGCTGATCCTGGAGCGTACGCCAAAAATAGCGCCACACCCCCCGCAGCGACGGGAGGCGAAACTCGGCTTGGGCCCGCGGCTCAGCTCCATGAATGGCCGCTGGCGTCAACAATACAAGCTGATACGGCGATTCGACAACA
Proteins encoded in this region:
- a CDS encoding IS630 family transposase codes for the protein MKRLKITNDHGWTPRTLRKQERKIKNTLLRQRVMAVRLVMEGYLGKEVASMVNVCRQTVSHYVSLFNEGGLELLLHRDFAPGREPFLTEEQQEKIKQLVLTTTPAELGWDVASAWNTKLLQSYVAKQFGVSISREALRKLLHRKGLSWTRPTYTLAKGNPDEQKQFEKQMDLIKKKLDHQGDRRCCSSVHR
- a CDS encoding TIGR02556 family CRISPR-associated protein, with the protein product MIEAIAQIGKIVLEKQGEGSVVDQLVENPGYPACVLVAVRADEEGNVVWEGCEIEGCGSDYKKYLFRSGSSRGANYSPTAKITTIENTYEQKVIGWFRTVTRKMDHPVLRAIEQLLVQKKEAILQELREKLSLSTDRSLISLKINGSYLYDCEPFRDAFLHLVHEKDMELSARDQVCAICGERKDTVIGKLSVFRFYTLDKPGFITGGFDEAKAWRNYPVCLSCKAHIEEGRKFVESHLHYRFYGFSYFVIPTLLIPAGKDVLDELLQYLTDGKKDIRVHQEQADSFMTTEEDLLGLMQDYDNSLSLQLLFLQKIQSAERILLLIEDVLPSRISELFQAKKATESLLYREGDHPFHFGFLRTFFRPGVYDKYFLQVVEYVFQKKPLSISFFAPFFMEQLRADFYDYEAGDWSFVNKTRQALAVVLFLEQAGVLVRKGEKAVQGKFAQLFDAYGGQLESPEKQAVFLLGALTQMLLDIQQQKRGSKPFVKQLMGLKMDQKAIKGLLPKVIGKLEEYESYYASHRQLAEEISHLFLSSSPRWKLSVDELNFYFACGMNLSWKVKEIVANKEEK
- a CDS encoding Rpn family recombination-promoting nuclease/putative transposase, which codes for MAIDHDRLFKELIRTFFEEFLLLFFPDMHEHIDFHHLSFLSEELFTDVTAGEKYRVDLLVETKLKGEDGLIIVHVETQGYVQPTFAERMFLYFSRLYETYRTRIVPIAVFHYDSLREEPSVFSMEFPFGEVLQFRFFPVALRKKQWREYIRHDNPVAAALLSQMGYTEREKVELKKEFLRMLVRLELDEARQRLLLGFFETYVKLTEEEEQQLQSEVKAMETKEREKVLELIISYEQKGKKEGLEEGVKRGLEQGMKQGMKRLIETMAQKGMTAAEIARLVDLSEEEVRSLLSE
- the cmr5 gene encoding type III-B CRISPR module-associated protein Cmr5, which gives rise to MKKTVQRVGIENGRAAFAFQEVKRAKEQLRENFETYRSYVKKMPSLIQVNGLGQTLAFYFQKKKQNEYKVIYHTLAKWMKEQFPDQFPSGNEELVEVIVHLSSAEYRLWTMEAVALLDWMRKFADGMAKDDGGTAE
- the cmr6 gene encoding type III-B CRISPR module RAMP protein Cmr6, producing MLFHPKDTRDVMQAASKSMAHLAYHLYYFLEHEWNDKKRVWELSKRLKPVPILPELKAVGEQLRAQREHAMAAWAQTGHVKKLKARLAGRIIHGLGAGHVRETSLTIHPVYGLPYIPASSVKGLVRHWWIEAYGQGEEKSLSEQKIGRDVFGTQEKKGMVQFHDIFLIDGLQLVRDALAVHMKEYYEGKKAATDDQKPVPVSFWTVTAAEVEIYLTANRSAQSDEEAKRLLEEAAAWTKAALTEWGIGSKTSSGYGRFIDVEDVTETEFLPVVRKETMRLEQRKKEQALLEQRKREEEEQAKLALLSPEERLVAEIEQLTDSQADQQRSKDILYSQVIQQQNKQAAQALLAYWQRIGQWEKSASKKQKEKINVIQQLLNGS
- a CDS encoding IS630 family transposase is translated as MITKETEDAVLLYIDETHIRSYHVLRSTWSEVGRQKQVPTFGHHAHVSLFGAVNIHDGETVLHQTTAANAATFLDFLRMLKQRYLDRLMVLVLDNARIHHAKMVKEFLREEGQCFHFIYLPPYSPQLNPIERLWKWLKDTVIANVFHKNRNDIVQAIARFVHYIHERPEEVLQRLGCAG
- the cmr4 gene encoding type III-B CRISPR module RAMP protein Cmr4, with the protein product MYSIVRPFVLHAVTSVHAGSGSEIGLVDLPIQREKHTGFPKIESSSLKGAVRYHMVQALPEEKKELDLIFGADRGEESVTQASAIALSDARVLLFPVKSLRGVFAWITCPHVLERWNQEMSIHQETISKENAFQPLPVPAPNTVSSDRLMAVNGRIVLEEYTFDVTISREAQQLAEQLATLIGEYSRLRLPERLVVLSDDDFVDFVKLSTEVNARIRISHETGTVDNGALWYEENVPPETFFYSFLYIGHARGNGINGLTTANDIEQYLVKSGKFPSVFQLGGNSTLGRGMMRTIWL
- the cas7b gene encoding type I-B CRISPR-associated protein Cas7/Csh2, which encodes MVKHRSELLFLYDVQWANPNGDPVDGNKPRIDEETGKNIVTDVRLKRTIRDYLYDYRQQEIFVREIAQDDEYIQDAKARAEDFLVKDGEKLDKSKLTLREMKKIINDEVLRQCIDVRLFGVTLPIEKNQKEKSSITHTGPVQFKMGQSLHRVKMEYIKGTGAFASGGQMTQKTFREEYVLPYSLIAFYGMINEAAARFTGLTEEDVELLMEAMWEGTKNLISRSKVGHVPRLLLRVVYQEPYFHIGELDKYISLHTEKAEEEIRDVSDYVLDVSRLAEVLVQQKEHIANIELRQDGRLACSENLAERLRKEGITVDIR